Proteins found in one Glycine soja mitochondrion, complete genome genomic segment:
- the matR gene encoding maturase, with the protein MKEAIRMVLESIYDPEFPDTSHFRSGRGRYSALRRIKEEWGTSRWFLEFDIRKCFHTIDRHRLIPIFKEEIDDPKFFYSIHKVFSAGRLVGGEKGPYSVPHSVLLSALPGNIYLHKLDQEIGRIRQKYEIPRIRSVLLRTGRIDDQENSGEEASFNAPQDNRAIIVGRVKSIQRKAAFHSLVSSWHTPPTSTPRRRGDQKTPFVFPPSSALAAFLNKPSSLLCAAFLIEAAGLTPKAEFYGRECFYYNNWAMRDLIKYCKRKGLLIELGGEARLVIRSERGLARKLAPFKKNHYFIRICYVRYADDLLLGIVGAVELLIEIQKRIAHFLQSGLNLWVGSAGSTTIAARSTVEFPGTVIREVPPRTTPIQFLRELEKRLRVKHRIHITVCHLRSAIHSKFRNLGNSLPIKQLTKGMSETGSLLDGVPLAETLGTAGVRSPQVSVLWGTVQHIWQGSRGISLLHSSGRSNAPSDVQEAVARSGMSVRKLSLYTPAGRKAAGEGGGHWAGSISSEFPIQIEAPIKKILRRLRDRGIISRRRPWPIHVACLTNVSDGDIVNWSAGIAISPLSYYRCRDNLYQVRTIVDHQIRWSAIFTLAHKHKSSARHIIPKYSKDSNIVNQEGGKTLAEFPNSIELGKLGPGQDPNNKEHSTTSLVVFFLLVAMRTGVYL; encoded by the coding sequence ATGAAAGAGGCGATCAGAATGGTACTCGAATCCATTTATGATCCCGAGTTTCCAGACACATCGCACTTCCGCTCGGGTCGAGGCCGCTACTCGGCCCTAAGACGGATCAAAGAAGAGTGGGGAACCTCTCGCTGGTTTTTGGAATTCGACATCAGGAAGTGTTTTCACACCATCGACCGACATCGACTCATCCCAATCTTTAAGGAAGAGATCGACGATCCCAAGTTCTTTTACTCCATTCATAAAGTCTTTTCCGCCGGACGACTCGTAGGAGGTGAGAAGGGCCCTTACTCCGTCCCACACAGTGTACTACTATCGGCCCTACCAGGCAACATCTACCTACACAAGCTCGATCAGGAGATAGGAAGGATCCGACAAAAGTACGAAATTCCTAGAATAAGATCGGTTCTATTAAGGACAGGTCGTATTGATGACCAAGAAAACTCTGGAGAAGAAGCAAGCTTCAACGCTCCCCAAGACAACAGAGCCATCATTGTGGGCAGGGTCAAGAGCATTCAACGCAAAGCGGCCTTTCATTCCCTTGTTTCGTCGTGGCACACCCCCCCCACAAGCACCCCCCGGCGAAGGGGGGACCAGAAAACGCCTTTCGTTTTCCCCCCTTCGTCGGCCCTTGCCGCCTTCCTTAACAAGCCCTCGAGCCTCCTTTGCGCCGCCTTCTTAATAGAAGCCGCCGGGTTGACCCCGAAGGCCGAATTCTATGGTAGAGAATGCTTTTATTATAATAATTGGGCCATGAGAGACCTTATTAAGTATTGCAAAAGAAAGGGCCTGCTGATAGAGCTGGGCGGGGAGGCGAGACTAGTTATCAGGTCAGAGAGAGGCCTGGCCCGTAAACTGGCCCCCTTCAAAAAAAACCATTATTTCATAAGGATTTGTTACGTGCGATATGCCGACGACTTACTACTGGGAATCGTGGGTGCCGTAGAGCTTCTCATAGAAATACAAAAACGTATCGCCCACTTCCTACAATCCGGCCTGAACCTTTGGGTAGGCTCTGCAGGATCAACAACAATAGCTGCACGGAGTACGGTAGAATTCCCCGGTACGGTCATTCGGGAAGTCCCTCCGAGGACGACTCCCATACAATTCTTGCGAGAGCTGGAGAAGCGTCTACGGGTAAAGCACCGTATCCATATAACTGTTTGCCACCTACGCTCCGCCATCCATTCCAAGTTTAGGAACCTAGGGAATAGTCTCCCGATCAAACAGCTGACGAAGGGGATGAGCGAAACAGGGAGTCTACTGGACGGGGTTCCACTAGCGGAGACTCTTGGAACAGCTGGAGTAAGAAGTCCCCAAGTAAGCGTATTATGGGGGACCGTCCAGCACATCTGGCAAGGATCAAGGGGGATCTCGTTGTTGCATAGCTCAGGTCGGAGCAACGCGCCATCGGACGTTCAAGAGGCAGTCGCACGATCGGGCATGAGTGTCCGGAAGTTGTCATTGTATACTCCCGCGGGTCGGAAGGCGGCGGGGGAAGGAGGAGGACACTGGGCGGGATCTATCAGCAGCGAATTCCCCATACAGATAGAGGCGCCTATCAAAAAGATACTCCGAAGGCTTCGGGATCGAGGTATCATTAGCCGAAGAAGACCCTGGCCAATCCACGTGGCCTGCTTGACGAACGTCAGCGACGGAGACATCGTAAATTGGTCTGCGGGCATCGCGATAAGTCCTCTGTCCTACTACAGGTGCCGCGACAACCTTTACCAAGTCCGAACGATTGTCGACCACCAGATCCGCTGGTCTGCAATATTCACCCTAGCCCACAAGCACAAATCCTCGGCGCGGCATATAATCCCCAAGTACTCCAAAGACTCAAATATAGTCAATCAAGAAGGTGGTAAGACCCTTGCAGAGTTCCCCAACAGCATAGAGCTTGGGAAGCTCGGACCCGGTCAAGATCCGAACAACAAGGAGCACTCCACTACTAGTCTAGTCGTTTTTTTTCTATTAGTTGCGATGCGAACAGGCGTTTACTTATGA
- the orf100 gene encoding hypothetical protein → MVSKPGNFDIFLHVTLVYWHEQCVLSRLLASKSCNHISMVKEKGTSNGHRIERQEQEPLLDWKDERRKKRSGCEIPNLNERDDQIYMLTKCFACNRWQKD, encoded by the coding sequence ATGGTATCAAAACCGGGAAATTTTGATATTTTTCTTCATGTCACCCTTGTGTATTGGCATGAACAGTGCGTTTTATCGAGATTGTTGGCATCCAAATCTTGTAATCACATCTCCATGGTGAAAGAGAAGGGAACAAGCAACGGACATAGAATAGAGAGGCAAGAGCAGGAACCACTGCTTGACTGGAAAGACGAAAGGCGGAAAAAGAGATCGGGATGTGAGATTCCTAATTTAAATGAAAGGGATGACCAGATATATATGCTCACAAAGTGCTTTGCCTGTAATCGATGGCAGAAAGACTAA
- the orf136 gene encoding hypothetical protein: MNSDSDSEVRIFGCFVLDPCGSACWATSLNQTSPRRSSTRSTALAASCPVASYSAGSPSKQVSAPETHPSPVAYSFSYIVVAYSASWSSYCSRASFHSSSLRPRRSSGSIQLTLVSMLIGFVLLHVGNQNRIRFST; the protein is encoded by the coding sequence ATGAATTCAGATTCCGACTCCGAAGTCCGGATATTTGGTTGCTTTGTACTCGACCCATGTGGTTCGGCTTGTTGGGCCACCTCACTTAACCAAACATCTCCGAGAAGAAGTTCTACCAGATCTACAGCACTTGCTGCTTCATGCCCGGTTGCATCTTACTCTGCTGGTTCACCTTCGAAACAGGTCTCCGCACCTGAGACACATCCTTCTCCTGTTGCTTATTCTTTTTCCTATATTGTGGTGGCTTATTCAGCGAGCTGGAGCTCCTACTGTTCCCGCGCCAGCTTCCACTCTAGCTCCCTTCGGCCTCGAAGATCATCAGGTTCCATCCAACTCACTCTAGTTTCTATGTTAATTGGTTTTGTACTTCTGCATGTTGGGAATCAAAATAGAATAAGATTTTCTACTTGA
- the cox2 gene encoding cytochrome c oxidase subunit 2, with protein sequence MKFEWLFLTIAPCDAAEPWQLGFQDAATPMMQGIIDLHHDIFFFLILILVFVSRILVRALWHFHYKKNPIPQRIVHGTTIEILRTIFPSIIPMFIAIPSFALLYSMDEVVVDPAITIKAIGHQWYRTYEYSDYNSSDEQSLTFDSYTIPEDDLELGQSRLLEVDNRVVVPAKTHLRIIVTPADVPHSWAVPSLGVKCDAVPGRLNQISISVQREGVYYGQCSEICGTNHAFTPIVVEAVPSKDYGSRVFNQLIPQTTGEA encoded by the coding sequence ATGAAATTCGAATGGCTATTCCTCACGATTGCTCCTTGTGATGCAGCGGAACCATGGCAATTAGGATTTCAAGACGCAGCAACACCTATGATGCAAGGAATAATAGACTTACATCACGATATATTTTTCTTCCTCATTCTGATTTTGGTTTTCGTATCACGGATCTTGGTTCGCGCTTTATGGCATTTCCACTATAAAAAAAATCCAATCCCGCAAAGGATTGTTCATGGAACTACTATCGAGATTCTTCGGACCATATTTCCTAGTATCATCCCGATGTTCATTGCTATACCATCATTTGCTCTGTTATACTCAATGGACGAGGTAGTAGTAGATCCAGCCATTACTATCAAAGCTATTGGACATCAATGGTATCGGACTTATGAGTATTCAGACTATAACAGTTCCGATGAACAGTCACTCACTTTTGACAGTTATACGATTCCAGAAGATGATCTAGAATTGGGTCAATCACGTTTATTAGAAGTGGACAATAGAGTGGTTGTACCAGCCAAAACTCATCTACGTATTATTGTAACACCTGCTGATGTACCTCATAGTTGGGCTGTACCTTCCTTAGGTGTCAAATGTGATGCTGTACCTGGTCGTTTAAATCAGATCTCTATTTCGGTACAACGAGAAGGGGTTTACTATGGTCAGTGCAGTGAGATTTGTGGAACTAATCATGCCTTTACGCCTATCGTCGTAGAAGCAGTTCCTAGTAAAGATTATGGTTCTCGGGTTTTCAATCAATTAATCCCACAAACAACAGGGGAAGCTTAA
- the orf241 gene encoding hypothetical protein yields the protein MVRRFRPFSPHLPVFQQFLYSFLIIIPLLGMFYYLCLMQSSSETFYTLVWRLACSLSKEALSRLLLRGSSVTLIMAGGFALRAFFLATEGGLSMENSMMPHPHGAAESTHSDGFTYTSDMVPDSSSSGRSISSVEQPIPEEKPYIALLQLEGERKRVMEEILHIVEGQLEDPGLPRGPHEQALRFCWFELDINDNSSLTDLQDWRGSLRGGNLGQYQSIFGFYKPGGIYYPGNTPPGYKAH from the coding sequence ATGGTTAGAAGATTTCGACCGTTCTCTCCTCATCTTCCTGTCTTCCAACAATTTCTCTATTCATTCCTAATCATTATTCCTTTACTGGGTATGTTCTATTATCTTTGTCTCATGCAGAGTTCTTCGGAAACGTTCTATACTCTGGTCTGGAGACTTGCTTGCTCACTGAGCAAGGAAGCCTTATCCAGACTCTTACTTCGTGGCTCCTCCGTTACTCTCATCATGGCAGGTGGATTCGCTCTACGGGCCTTCTTCCTGGCGACCGAAGGAGGGCTATCCATGGAGAATTCCATGATGCCTCACCCTCACGGAGCTGCCGAATCCACCCATTCTGATGGGTTTACTTATACTTCCGATATGGTTCCGGATTCGTCAAGTTCCGGGCGGAGTATAAGTTCCGTGGAGCAGCCTATTCCAGAAGAGAAACCATACATCGCACTCCTTCAGCTAGAGGGGGAGCGAAAACGGGTTATGGAAGAAATTCTCCACATCGTGGAAGGGCAATTGGAAGACCCGGGGCTGCCACGGGGTCCACATGAGCAAGCCCTACGCTTCTGTTGGTTTGAACTGGATATAAATGATAATTCCAGTCTTACCGATCTTCAAGACTGGAGGGGTTCACTAAGAGGGGGTAACCTTGGGCAATACCAATCCATTTTTGGTTTCTATAAGCCCGGGGGGATTTATTATCCAGGGAATACTCCTCCAGGTTATAAAGCCCACTAG
- the orf250 gene encoding hypothetical protein translates to MMSIYLSRLIIPCIILTPVLLCLSFSFDLLGFSKIQSLLLQTGLRALFRLVGWEVPLMIILCVLSGLESGYTLHMMDPAGGQPAANPAAEQPSNVPSGASTSGWRSFEEGVLLESENESSEASVNQQPVIPELEPPLLDDNTRRAELAVRLRANWWGIAYNERILDSFVRSQLAIERHIEAALVADGYSPQVVFERRHMIRGFLFYPEGHALSENAYAGYLTKIANFGTRQSVPYQRVIRAVHNSHLFLD, encoded by the coding sequence ATGATGAGCATCTATTTGAGTCGATTAATCATCCCTTGCATCATCCTTACACCGGTTCTCTTGTGTCTTTCTTTCTCTTTCGATTTGTTGGGTTTTTCTAAGATCCAAAGTCTTCTCTTACAGACTGGCCTTCGCGCTCTTTTTCGGCTTGTGGGTTGGGAGGTTCCCCTCATGATTATTCTTTGTGTTCTTTCGGGCCTCGAATCCGGGTATACGTTGCACATGATGGATCCAGCAGGAGGTCAGCCTGCTGCCAATCCTGCAGCGGAGCAACCCTCAAACGTGCCTTCAGGCGCATCGACCTCGGGCTGGAGAAGTTTCGAAGAAGGTGTTTTGTTAGAATCTGAAAACGAATCCAGCGAAGCGAGCGTGAATCAGCAGCCTGTGATTCCCGAACTTGAACCTCCGCTTCTCGATGACAACACCCGGCGAGCAGAGCTCGCTGTTCGATTGAGGGCGAATTGGTGGGGGATCGCTTATAACGAGCGAATCCTCGACTCCTTCGTCCGGAGTCAACTTGCAATCGAAAGGCACATAGAGGCCGCACTTGTGGCGGACGGATATTCCCCGCAAGTAGTCTTTGAAAGAAGACATATGATTCGTGGCTTTCTTTTCTATCCGGAGGGGCATGCGCTGAGTGAAAACGCTTACGCGGGTTATCTGACCAAAATTGCCAATTTTGGTACAAGGCAAAGCGTTCCCTATCAGCGGGTGATCCGAGCCGTCCATAACTCTCATCTCTTTTTAGATTAG